The Saprospiraceae bacterium genome includes a window with the following:
- a CDS encoding ISAs1 family transposase, producing the protein MKPLVDFLAQVPDWRRAQGKRINLSNFLEMLVLAGLSGRFGIRDSARFIKTNAAFFIDRYNLQHGVPSQTTVFTSLEFIDFKAFNQAIKQWVLQYLPEDEADLWLAIDGKALKSTVTDYNNEKHNFITIVSAFANKIGITIHSTSYESKKDNEPQAAMDLIQDLELKGVTFTLDAVHCQKKRSQPSWKEEMII; encoded by the coding sequence ATGAAACCATTAGTTGATTTTCTTGCACAAGTACCTGATTGGCGAAGAGCTCAGGGTAAAAGGATTAATCTCAGTAACTTTTTAGAAATGCTCGTTCTCGCTGGTTTAAGTGGGAGGTTTGGTATTAGGGATAGTGCACGGTTTATAAAGACCAATGCAGCATTTTTCATTGACAGATATAATCTTCAACATGGCGTACCTAGTCAAACCACGGTGTTTACTAGTTTAGAATTTATTGATTTTAAGGCATTTAATCAAGCTATTAAACAGTGGGTTTTACAATATCTGCCGGAAGATGAAGCTGATCTTTGGCTAGCAATTGATGGTAAAGCATTGAAATCCACTGTAACGGATTACAATAATGAAAAACATAATTTTATTACTATAGTCAGTGCATTTGCAAACAAGATAGGCATAACCATCCATAGCACATCGTATGAGAGCAAGAAAGATAATGAACCACAAGCAGCTATGGATTTGATACAAGACTTAGAATTAAAGGGCGTAACATTTACTTTAGATGCTGTACATTGCCAAAAAAAACGATCACAACCATCCTGGAAGGAGGAAATGATTATCTAA
- a CDS encoding sigma-70 family RNA polymerase sigma factor has product MADLEMDTRQINLLLSGDRKSITSFVDSYGQFMYNICFKILMNTHEAEEAAQDAVLKVLRALESYDRKSSFKGWCYTIAYRTAIDYKRKIKYTTDISGGSEIAHSGLTDDDINSKETKRNILSLLSHLEEESRLIISLFYLEEKNIKELIEITGLTESNIKIKLFRARKELAQHAAKYFENV; this is encoded by the coding sequence ATGGCGGATTTGGAAATGGATACTCGACAGATAAATCTCCTGCTCAGCGGAGACCGGAAATCCATTACCTCATTTGTGGATAGTTATGGTCAATTTATGTATAATATCTGTTTTAAGATCCTGATGAATACCCATGAAGCGGAAGAAGCAGCACAGGATGCTGTTCTGAAAGTTTTGAGAGCTTTGGAATCTTATGACAGAAAATCATCGTTTAAAGGTTGGTGCTACACGATAGCATACAGAACGGCCATAGACTACAAACGTAAAATTAAATATACAACAGATATCAGTGGCGGGAGTGAAATCGCTCATTCCGGTCTCACAGATGATGATATAAATTCAAAAGAAACAAAGCGAAATATTTTATCGTTATTATCGCATCTTGAAGAAGAATCCAGATTGATTATTTCACTTTTTTACCTGGAAGAAAAAAATATCAAAGAGCTCATTGAAATAACCGGGCTCACTGAAAGTAATATAAAAATCAAGCTGTTCAGAGCCAGAAAAGAACTGGCACAACATGCTGCTAAATATTTTGAAAATGTATAA
- a CDS encoding transposase, whose amino-acid sequence MAKAQKSRASKLRYLSPSVVPLPGFETPFDQHLDKNNRWVKLAQLIPWDSIVNIYLSKLKNQKLGADSINPRVVIGAMIIKHINDFSDRETVLQIQENVYMQYFIGFSSFSNQAPFDASLFVEFRNRLGGRYQ is encoded by the coding sequence ATGGCAAAAGCTCAAAAAAGTCGTGCATCAAAGCTTCGATATCTTAGTCCGAGTGTGGTTCCATTACCTGGATTTGAGACTCCCTTTGACCAACATTTGGACAAAAATAACAGGTGGGTAAAGTTGGCTCAACTCATACCTTGGGATAGCATAGTAAATATTTACTTGTCCAAGTTAAAGAATCAGAAACTGGGAGCTGACAGCATAAATCCTCGTGTAGTGATAGGAGCTATGATTATCAAACATATTAATGATTTTAGTGACAGAGAGACCGTACTGCAAATACAGGAGAATGTCTACATGCAGTATTTTATAGGCTTTAGTAGTTTTAGTAATCAAGCACCATTTGATGCTTCACTTTTCGTAGAGTTTCGTAATCGTTTAGGTGGAAGATATCAATAA
- a CDS encoding transposase: protein MDGFVFIDELNWEAFNEGTRLKLSVENYKRRLGYYPQKVLADKIYCTRENRNFLKEMGIELRAKPLGRPKALSNQVRPGERNPIEGKFGQAKRGYGLDKIRAKLASTSESWISTIILVLNLVKLAGTALYCLTQSIVKHFKQWCTLQVNQLLLILLSMVQPRKYWGSG, encoded by the coding sequence ATGGACGGATTTGTGTTTATAGACGAGTTGAACTGGGAAGCATTTAATGAGGGTACAAGATTAAAATTGAGTGTAGAAAACTACAAAAGGCGACTGGGCTATTATCCCCAAAAAGTATTGGCGGATAAGATATATTGTACGAGAGAGAATCGAAACTTCCTCAAAGAAATGGGTATAGAGCTACGGGCAAAACCATTAGGAAGACCGAAGGCATTGTCAAATCAAGTAAGACCCGGAGAAAGAAATCCCATTGAAGGAAAGTTTGGTCAGGCAAAGCGGGGGTATGGTCTTGACAAGATAAGAGCAAAGCTGGCTTCAACGAGTGAATCATGGATTTCCACCATTATACTGGTGCTCAACCTAGTCAAGTTGGCTGGGACAGCACTGTATTGCCTAACACAAAGCATTGTAAAACATTTTAAGCAATGGTGTACCTTGCAGGTAAATCAGTTGTTATTAATATTGTTGAGTATGGTCCAGCCCAGAAAGTACTGGGGATCAGGTTGA
- a CDS encoding DUF5615 family PIN-like protein, with protein sequence MFIDNNLPRSLKQCFEGYSVHTVDLGFESLDDISIWKYCKENNLCILTKDQDFEDLSNYYGHPPKVIKLTCGNLKTSDLKAFVNKYNKSMQDFVRDESSSLLILK encoded by the coding sequence ATGTTCATAGACAACAATTTGCCAAGATCTTTAAAACAATGTTTTGAAGGCTATTCAGTTCATACCGTTGATCTGGGATTTGAGTCTTTAGATGATATCAGTATCTGGAAATACTGCAAAGAAAATAATCTATGTATTCTTACAAAGGATCAGGATTTTGAGGATCTTTCCAATTACTATGGTCATCCTCCTAAAGTTATAAAATTAACTTGTGGCAATTTAAAAACTTCCGATCTAAAGGCATTTGTTAATAAATACAATAAAAGTATGCAGGATTTTGTGAGAGATGAAAGTTCCTCATTGTTAATACTTAAATAG
- a CDS encoding DUF433 domain-containing protein yields MMINERITKEPGKKSGKACIRGLRFMVSDVLGYLASGMTIEEILEEWPQLEKEDILACLDYAAKKEEKNTYAIMD; encoded by the coding sequence ATTATGATCAACGAACGTATAACAAAAGAACCAGGTAAAAAATCAGGTAAAGCATGTATCAGAGGTTTGAGATTTATGGTTAGTGATGTATTAGGATATCTGGCATCGGGAATGACGATTGAAGAAATACTCGAAGAATGGCCACAACTTGAAAAAGAAGACATTCTGGCTTGTCTGGATTATGCAGCCAAAAAAGAAGAAAAAAATACATATGCTATAATGGACTGA
- a CDS encoding HIRAN domain-containing protein codes for MNRIAFLKNMITVGLAGGLQKLLFSKDKKFSEKKELYHSYVYGTQYYSGISLIPQMQEGESLTLIREPDNSFDECAIAIHYQNTKLGYISMDDNDILSRMMDIGHGHFTSEISDINLEAPEYPLVGFRIYSHQ; via the coding sequence ATGAACAGAATCGCTTTTCTTAAAAACATGATAACTGTAGGATTGGCAGGTGGATTACAAAAATTACTTTTTAGCAAAGACAAAAAGTTTTCCGAAAAAAAAGAATTATATCATTCTTATGTGTATGGGACGCAATACTATTCCGGAATATCTCTCATCCCGCAGATGCAGGAGGGAGAAAGTCTCACATTGATCAGAGAGCCTGACAACAGCTTTGATGAATGTGCGATTGCTATACACTATCAAAACACAAAACTCGGTTATATTTCCATGGATGACAACGACATTCTGAGTCGCATGATGGACATAGGACATGGCCATTTTACATCTGAGATATCGGACATCAATCTGGAAGCCCCTGAATATCCATTAGTGGGGTTTAGGATATATAGTCATCAGTAA
- a CDS encoding peptidoglycan DD-metalloendopeptidase family protein, translating into MKYLKTIVPLNKVYLISVILLCSITISAQSRKELEKQRMDIIKEIEKTSKVLDNTRKNKAQGIAQLKALEEQMTTRKKLINTLKNEVDANDKAIQKNLVSLDSLHQREQTLNEQYAGILRAGYLRKMSNSRWSYLLSAQNLNNLFLRWKYLSQFDSFSKQKAEEINLLTQQITDKNQAIEKSKTERLQIMVQTEENVSKLTKEQQEKDKLVKKLSAEEQKLQTSLVKREKERENLNTAIEKVILAELAKAKDAEKTKPESKKKTEINNSDFAKNKGSLPWPVSKGTITGKFGTHPHPTIKSLEISNNGIDITLPGNDDVKCVFDGEVVGVTNIPGYKNMIIIRHGNYYTVYSKVDEATVSKGQKLKRGQTIGKLTAESNGKSELHFELWKNKTKLNPASWIGK; encoded by the coding sequence TTGAAATACCTAAAAACTATCGTGCCGTTGAATAAAGTATATCTGATATCCGTCATACTTTTGTGTAGCATCACAATTTCTGCACAGTCCAGAAAGGAGCTGGAAAAACAGCGTATGGATATCATTAAAGAAATCGAAAAAACCAGTAAGGTATTAGACAACACCCGAAAAAATAAAGCACAGGGAATCGCTCAGCTGAAAGCATTGGAAGAGCAGATGACTACCCGTAAGAAACTAATCAACACATTAAAGAACGAAGTCGATGCGAATGACAAAGCCATCCAAAAAAATCTGGTTTCATTAGACTCTCTTCATCAAAGAGAACAAACGCTGAATGAACAATATGCCGGAATACTGCGGGCAGGATACCTCCGCAAAATGAGTAATTCCCGATGGTCCTATCTCCTCTCAGCACAAAACCTGAACAATCTTTTTCTACGATGGAAATATCTGAGTCAGTTTGATAGTTTTTCAAAACAAAAAGCAGAAGAAATAAATCTTCTCACCCAGCAAATCACTGATAAAAATCAGGCTATTGAAAAGTCAAAGACCGAAAGATTACAAATCATGGTTCAAACGGAAGAAAACGTCAGTAAACTCACCAAAGAACAACAGGAAAAAGATAAACTCGTCAAAAAGCTAAGTGCTGAGGAACAAAAATTACAGACATCCTTGGTAAAAAGAGAAAAAGAAAGAGAAAATCTGAATACCGCCATTGAAAAAGTAATCCTTGCAGAACTCGCCAAAGCAAAAGATGCCGAAAAAACCAAGCCCGAAAGCAAAAAGAAAACCGAAATAAACAACAGTGATTTTGCTAAAAATAAAGGATCTCTTCCCTGGCCTGTGAGCAAAGGAACGATCACCGGAAAATTCGGTACACATCCCCACCCCACCATCAAATCATTAGAAATATCCAACAATGGTATTGATATCACTTTACCCGGCAATGACGATGTCAAATGTGTCTTTGACGGCGAGGTAGTCGGTGTCACTAATATACCCGGGTACAAAAATATGATCATCATTCGGCACGGCAATTATTACACTGTGTATTCCAAAGTAGATGAAGCCACAGTCAGCAAAGGTCAAAAACTGAAACGGGGTCAAACCATCGGAAAGCTTACTGCTGAAAGTAATGGCAAAAGTGAGCTCCATTTTGAGTTGTGGAAAAACAAAACCAAGCTCAACCCGGCATCCTGGATCGGGAAGTAA
- a CDS encoding DUF4292 domain-containing protein, with protein sequence MKFLYIISITALLFFGSCSKKLYQGPPPERSRTDLINILLQRNFDFTWFSGKAGTELKSPDENISGSMQVRMKKDSIVWIAVKKFGIEAARLQVDKDKFVLLNRWLGEYYTGNISQLNEVISISPDFQDLQQLMYGNVILPESDQIEIKKDSIWYILKANVDDMLIQYYINAYTMQLDRTVITDKMNRTAKAEYSDYRKLPNGCIMAYERRLTFPYSYKEDASMYLKFSEIEVDVPKEIKFEIPKNYRAVE encoded by the coding sequence ATGAAGTTCCTTTATATAATATCCATAACGGCTCTGCTCTTTTTTGGCAGTTGTTCCAAAAAACTGTACCAGGGACCGCCGCCGGAAAGATCCCGTACTGACCTTATCAATATTTTGCTGCAAAGAAATTTTGACTTTACATGGTTTAGCGGTAAAGCCGGAACGGAGCTGAAATCACCTGATGAAAATATCAGCGGATCGATGCAGGTAAGAATGAAAAAAGACAGTATTGTCTGGATCGCAGTTAAAAAATTTGGAATCGAAGCTGCCAGACTTCAGGTGGATAAAGATAAATTTGTTCTTTTAAACAGATGGCTCGGAGAGTATTATACCGGAAATATATCCCAACTGAATGAAGTCATTTCTATTTCACCTGATTTTCAGGACTTGCAGCAACTCATGTACGGCAATGTCATCCTTCCTGAATCAGATCAGATAGAAATAAAAAAAGATTCAATATGGTATATACTTAAAGCCAATGTGGATGATATGTTGATACAATATTACATCAATGCATATACAATGCAATTAGACAGAACAGTGATAACCGACAAAATGAACAGAACTGCTAAGGCTGAATACAGCGACTATCGTAAATTGCCCAATGGCTGTATTATGGCTTATGAGCGCAGACTTACATTTCCATATTCTTACAAGGAAGATGCAAGTATGTATCTGAAATTTTCTGAAATCGAAGTCGATGTTCCGAAAGAAATAAAATTTGAAATACCTAAAAACTATCGTGCCGTTGAATAA
- a CDS encoding tetratricopeptide repeat protein, with translation MMFKLKLIIFFLSSVSIFLSGQVDNRKTEKEIKVEDRFMAAKFQLLSGKTDLALKMLDTLRKENRDNASITFEIAKIHAAKGDIAQAEEYAIQTLKLDSKNDWYKIFYAKLMTEYGKTDEAINTYKSLSVLSPKNTEYYHKIADLNIQKGDYQAALQAMTELEINDGFSEAVVFRKAEILDMSGNVKDAIAEVNRLVSKYPGKVKYLKIITGMLRANGMDNEALPYFRKIIEMEPSDPDATMALLSESASKNNPVTYVQSMLPLIMNPSVPADSKVKELLPFVIIHAETEDTLLGESLKTVCEQLVNTHPSDAKAHAIYGDVLMNAGEITAAVRQYERTVEINDRNFMVWEQWMYGLQTLEQYGRLKEVAADAIDLFPNQAMAYYFAGVADTEKGLLKNAADYLSECEMIAAGDKNVLSKTSAAKGVVHLKNKKYSDAHQAVEKSLDFSEGKNLNAIEISGDIFFAENNKTQAAAKWKEALSKGSKSPSLKRKIDSLKTN, from the coding sequence ATGATGTTTAAATTAAAATTAATTATATTTTTTCTTTCATCTGTCAGCATATTTTTATCCGGACAGGTGGATAATCGCAAGACAGAAAAGGAGATAAAGGTCGAAGATCGTTTCATGGCTGCTAAATTTCAGTTGTTATCCGGCAAAACAGATCTTGCACTCAAAATGCTGGATACCCTGCGGAAAGAAAACAGAGATAACGCATCCATTACATTTGAAATTGCTAAAATCCATGCAGCAAAAGGCGACATTGCCCAGGCAGAAGAATATGCTATTCAAACCTTAAAACTTGATTCAAAAAACGACTGGTACAAAATATTTTATGCCAAACTGATGACTGAATACGGCAAAACAGATGAAGCTATCAATACGTACAAATCTTTAAGTGTACTCAGCCCTAAAAACACTGAATACTATCATAAAATTGCAGATCTGAACATTCAGAAAGGAGATTATCAGGCTGCTTTACAGGCAATGACAGAACTTGAAATTAATGATGGTTTTTCTGAAGCGGTTGTATTCCGTAAAGCAGAAATTCTGGATATGTCAGGAAATGTTAAAGATGCCATCGCGGAAGTCAACCGATTGGTTTCAAAATATCCGGGGAAGGTAAAATATCTTAAAATCATAACAGGTATGTTGCGGGCGAATGGAATGGACAATGAAGCACTACCCTACTTCCGGAAAATCATAGAGATGGAACCTTCCGACCCCGATGCGACAATGGCTCTTTTATCCGAATCGGCTTCGAAAAACAATCCTGTGACGTATGTCCAAAGTATGTTGCCGCTTATTATGAATCCTTCTGTTCCCGCTGATTCTAAAGTAAAAGAGTTGCTCCCGTTTGTAATTATACACGCAGAAACCGAAGATACTTTATTGGGTGAAAGCCTGAAAACTGTCTGCGAACAATTGGTCAATACACATCCATCCGATGCAAAAGCACATGCTATTTATGGTGATGTTTTAATGAATGCCGGAGAGATTACGGCAGCGGTGAGACAATATGAAAGAACAGTAGAAATCAACGACCGCAATTTTATGGTCTGGGAGCAATGGATGTATGGTCTTCAGACATTGGAACAGTACGGCCGTCTGAAAGAAGTCGCCGCTGATGCAATAGATCTGTTTCCAAATCAGGCAATGGCCTATTATTTTGCAGGAGTGGCAGATACAGAAAAAGGACTTCTTAAAAATGCAGCCGACTATCTCAGCGAATGTGAAATGATCGCAGCAGGAGATAAAAATGTATTATCTAAAACGAGTGCTGCCAAAGGCGTTGTACACCTTAAAAACAAAAAATATTCAGATGCTCATCAGGCTGTAGAGAAGTCTTTGGATTTTAGTGAAGGAAAAAATCTGAATGCCATTGAGATTTCAGGAGATATCTTCTTTGCTGAAAACAATAAGACACAGGCTGCTGCCAAATGGAAGGAAGCATTGTCGAAAGGAAGTAAATCACCTTCATTGAAAAGGAAAATAGATTCATTAAAAACAAACTGA
- a CDS encoding T9SS type A sorting domain-containing protein, with product MSIFKIISFFIFLSASVLHAQLHIRVTMIPENTPSGDKIYLAGNINNWNPGSNAHILQKDTTGVYTITLTPANGTINFKFTRGSWDKVEGTVQGTFIPNRAVVYNGQEKTENLTIAGWEDLGNPGSGSTASPQVSILSNSFWMPQLNRNRKIWLYLPPDYETSAKNYPVLYMHDGQNLFDNKTAFAGEWRVDESLDSLFLKGDHGCIVVGIENGHGQRLNEYSPWVNSQYGGGQGDEYVRFIVETLKPHIDSTYRTFPEADQTGVLGSSMGGLISVYGGVQYPQVFGRVGAFSSAFWFSPKSYEHVNTTGTNNETYFYMIAGNQESGNQTGDMQKMVTALKSSGSDDDRIKALAHPDGTHTERYWAREFPAAYKWLFEKKTSSTTSPSPISNELIKYNYPIVEFVSEENIENLRWMITDLMGKTIRSEHIMNGKQADISSLPSGIYLVCVYQKDVQIAVKKIMVGK from the coding sequence ATGTCAATATTTAAAATAATTAGTTTTTTTATATTTTTATCAGCAAGTGTATTACATGCTCAGCTTCATATCAGGGTCACCATGATTCCTGAAAATACACCATCCGGTGACAAGATTTATCTGGCGGGCAATATCAATAACTGGAATCCGGGCAGTAATGCGCATATCCTTCAGAAAGATACCACAGGGGTTTATACGATCACTCTGACTCCTGCAAACGGCACCATTAATTTTAAATTTACAAGAGGAAGCTGGGACAAAGTGGAAGGAACAGTACAAGGGACTTTTATCCCCAACAGAGCCGTCGTATACAACGGACAGGAAAAAACTGAAAACCTCACTATCGCAGGATGGGAAGACCTGGGTAATCCGGGATCCGGATCGACAGCAAGTCCACAAGTCAGCATTTTGTCCAATAGCTTCTGGATGCCGCAGCTCAACAGAAACCGCAAAATCTGGCTTTATCTGCCACCGGATTACGAGACTTCTGCCAAAAATTATCCGGTGCTGTATATGCATGACGGGCAGAATCTATTTGACAATAAAACAGCTTTTGCCGGAGAGTGGCGGGTGGACGAAAGCCTGGACAGTCTCTTTCTGAAAGGTGATCATGGTTGTATTGTCGTTGGTATTGAAAACGGCCACGGGCAACGACTGAACGAATACAGTCCCTGGGTCAATTCACAATACGGTGGTGGACAGGGAGATGAATATGTACGATTTATAGTAGAAACACTTAAACCACATATTGATTCAACATACAGAACATTTCCGGAAGCAGATCAAACAGGTGTCCTGGGAAGCTCGATGGGAGGATTGATTTCAGTATATGGCGGTGTACAATATCCGCAGGTATTTGGCAGAGTAGGTGCTTTTTCTTCGGCATTTTGGTTTTCGCCAAAGAGCTATGAACATGTCAATACCACCGGAACGAACAATGAAACATACTTTTATATGATAGCAGGAAACCAGGAATCCGGCAATCAGACAGGAGATATGCAAAAAATGGTTACAGCCCTGAAAAGCAGTGGTTCGGATGATGATCGCATAAAGGCTTTGGCACATCCCGATGGGACACATACTGAAAGATACTGGGCACGTGAGTTTCCGGCTGCTTATAAGTGGCTTTTTGAAAAAAAAACTTCATCAACCACCTCTCCTTCCCCGATAAGTAATGAGCTCATCAAATATAATTATCCTATTGTGGAATTCGTTTCTGAAGAAAATATTGAAAATCTGAGATGGATGATAACTGATTTGATGGGTAAAACAATTCGTTCTGAGCACATTATGAATGGCAAACAGGCGGATATCAGCAGTTTGCCTTCCGGAATTTATTTGGTTTGTGTTTATCAAAAAGATGTTCAGATTGCTGTAAAGAAAATTATGGTAGGAAAATAA
- the fbp gene encoding class 1 fructose-bisphosphatase gives MTDRIVTLDEFIIKTQVSIGDTTGSFTRLLRNIGIAAKIVNREVNKAGLVNILGVDGSTNSTGDDVQKLDVFANDKFIETLSMSGEVCGIASEENQEFIPVESAKNKNPQYIVVMDPLDGSSNIDVNVSVGTIFGIYKRVSPSDGPVTMEDFLQKGTELLAAGYVLYGTSTLLVYSTGDGVNGFTLDPSIGEFCLSHRNIKMPVSGNYYSVNQGYYLKFDLEMRRYIDHCSDLNLRLRYIGSMVSDIHRIMFQGGIFLYPNTRKYPKGKLRLLYECYPMSYIVEQAGGAALTCKLDRILDIDLKSLHQTSSIVMGSSKMVQEMKEFVERYGAVGN, from the coding sequence ATGACTGACAGAATTGTAACCCTTGACGAATTTATCATTAAGACTCAGGTAAGTATAGGAGACACCACAGGTAGTTTCACCCGCTTACTAAGAAACATAGGCATAGCCGCCAAAATTGTCAACAGAGAAGTCAACAAAGCCGGCCTTGTAAATATTCTTGGTGTAGATGGCAGTACCAACAGCACAGGAGATGATGTTCAGAAATTAGATGTATTTGCAAATGATAAATTTATCGAAACCCTCTCTATGAGCGGAGAAGTATGTGGTATCGCATCTGAAGAAAATCAGGAATTTATACCGGTTGAATCAGCCAAAAACAAAAACCCACAGTACATAGTCGTCATGGACCCGCTGGATGGATCATCCAATATTGATGTAAATGTTTCTGTAGGAACCATCTTCGGAATATATAAAAGAGTGAGCCCCTCAGATGGACCCGTCACAATGGAAGATTTCCTACAGAAAGGGACAGAGTTGTTAGCTGCGGGTTATGTGCTTTATGGTACGTCCACTTTACTGGTTTATTCCACAGGAGACGGAGTGAACGGTTTTACGTTGGATCCCAGTATCGGCGAATTTTGTCTTTCTCACCGGAATATTAAGATGCCGGTTTCCGGAAATTATTATTCTGTCAATCAGGGATATTACCTCAAATTTGACCTGGAAATGCGACGGTATATCGACCATTGTTCAGACCTCAATCTGAGATTGCGCTATATCGGAAGCATGGTCTCTGATATTCATAGAATTATGTTTCAGGGCGGAATATTTTTATATCCCAATACCCGAAAATATCCGAAAGGAAAACTAAGACTGCTGTATGAATGTTACCCTATGTCGTACATTGTCGAGCAGGCAGGAGGTGCAGCACTCACATGCAAGCTGGATCGTATCCTCGACATAGATCTCAAATCACTTCATCAGACATCGTCCATTGTCATGGGATCTTCCAAAATGGTGCAGGAAATGAAAGAGTTTGTAGAAAGATATGGCGCAGTCGGAAATTGA
- a CDS encoding OmpA family protein, whose translation MRALLIALIILLQCLLGYFYYRDHGRCCGADNGENTVAPPADTGNISDVTTKTGPILFNWAKYDPVLGDGWPGMRDSILNATGQNQKLEITGWYSANEAKPTDFENAGIARAAQIRKLFSDLPDDRIALTSRLVDDSQLSRDYLFEAASFAGRIVTENVKEVEDKTLIYFPPNSTNKLNPADVNSYLDDVAKRVIQNGEKIRLVGHTDNVGPAKDNLALGQRRAEVIKNYLVTKGVKDSSIIVESKGESAPIADNDSTEGKAKNRRTELYIIKQ comes from the coding sequence ATGAGAGCATTATTAATAGCATTAATTATTTTGCTGCAATGCCTTCTCGGGTATTTTTATTATCGGGATCACGGACGTTGCTGTGGTGCTGACAACGGTGAAAATACCGTTGCGCCACCCGCAGATACTGGAAACATTTCTGATGTGACGACTAAAACGGGACCTATTTTGTTCAACTGGGCAAAATATGATCCTGTCCTTGGTGATGGATGGCCCGGGATGAGAGATAGCATACTAAACGCTACCGGCCAAAACCAAAAACTGGAAATAACAGGCTGGTACAGTGCTAATGAAGCGAAACCCACTGATTTTGAAAATGCGGGTATTGCCAGAGCAGCACAAATTCGAAAACTATTTTCGGATCTCCCAGATGACCGGATTGCACTCACTTCCAGACTTGTCGATGATAGTCAGTTAAGCAGAGATTACCTCTTTGAAGCTGCATCTTTTGCCGGCAGAATTGTAACTGAAAATGTAAAAGAAGTAGAAGACAAAACTCTGATTTATTTTCCTCCTAATTCCACCAACAAACTGAATCCGGCAGATGTAAATTCCTATCTGGATGATGTCGCAAAACGGGTAATTCAGAATGGCGAAAAAATAAGACTCGTCGGACATACGGATAATGTTGGTCCGGCTAAGGATAATCTGGCACTTGGCCAACGAAGAGCAGAAGTCATTAAAAATTATTTGGTCACTAAAGGAGTTAAGGATTCTTCAATCATCGTAGAATCCAAAGGCGAGTCTGCGCCGATCGCAGATAATGACTCTACTGAAGGAAAGGCTAAAAACAGAAGAACAGAATTGTATATTATTAAACAATAA